Proteins found in one Gammaproteobacteria bacterium genomic segment:
- the glnA gene encoding glutamate--ammonia ligase, protein MSASEVIKMIKDKGVKYVDLRFTDTKGKEQHVSVPARTMDEDAFEDGKMFDGSSIAGWKGINDSDMILMPDADTAFMDPFFSDPTVVLRCDVIEPSTMQGYERDPRTVAKRAEEYMRSTGIADTAYFGPEPEFFVFDDVRWSASINRAFYEIDADESSWNSDKMFDGGNPGHRPTVKGGYFPVPPVDSLQDLRSAMCLVLDEIGIETEVHHHEVATAGQCEIGTRFNTLVKRADDMQAMKYVIQNVAHNHGKTVTFMPKPLVGDNGSGMHVHQSLSKNGENQFAGDEYAGLSELALFYIGGVIKHARALNAFTNASTNSYKRLVPHFEAPTMLAYSARNRSASIRIPHVSSPKARRIEVRFPDASGNPYFIFASLMLAGLDGIQNKIHPGEPLDKNLYDLPPEEGKKVPTVCYALDQALTALDKDREFLTAGGVFTDDLIDAYIELKMEDVTRLRMSTHPIEFDMYYSV, encoded by the coding sequence ATGTCCGCTAGTGAAGTAATTAAAATGATCAAGGACAAAGGCGTGAAATACGTCGATTTGCGATTCACCGATACCAAAGGCAAGGAACAGCACGTATCCGTGCCCGCCCGCACGATGGATGAGGATGCGTTTGAAGACGGCAAGATGTTCGATGGATCGAGCATCGCGGGCTGGAAAGGCATCAATGACTCCGACATGATCTTGATGCCAGACGCTGACACGGCATTTATGGATCCGTTCTTTAGCGATCCAACCGTGGTTTTGCGCTGCGACGTCATCGAGCCCAGCACCATGCAGGGCTACGAACGCGACCCGCGCACGGTCGCCAAACGCGCGGAAGAATACATGCGGTCAACCGGCATAGCCGATACCGCCTACTTCGGCCCGGAGCCGGAATTCTTCGTGTTCGACGACGTGCGCTGGTCGGCCTCTATAAACAGAGCGTTCTACGAAATCGACGCCGACGAGTCATCGTGGAACTCGGATAAAATGTTTGACGGCGGCAACCCAGGACATCGGCCGACGGTCAAGGGCGGTTACTTTCCGGTGCCACCGGTCGATTCCCTGCAAGACCTGCGCTCCGCCATGTGTCTGGTGCTCGATGAGATCGGCATCGAGACAGAAGTCCACCATCACGAAGTCGCCACCGCTGGCCAGTGCGAGATCGGGACACGCTTCAATACCCTGGTCAAACGCGCCGACGATATGCAGGCCATGAAGTATGTGATCCAGAACGTGGCGCACAATCACGGCAAAACGGTCACCTTCATGCCAAAGCCGCTGGTGGGCGACAACGGCAGCGGCATGCACGTCCATCAGTCGCTCAGCAAGAACGGCGAAAATCAGTTCGCGGGCGACGAATATGCCGGTCTCTCCGAGCTGGCGCTTTTTTACATCGGCGGCGTCATCAAGCATGCGCGCGCGCTGAATGCCTTCACCAACGCCAGCACCAACAGCTACAAACGCCTGGTGCCGCACTTCGAGGCGCCGACGATGCTGGCATATTCGGCGCGCAATCGCTCCGCGTCCATTCGCATACCGCACGTATCCAGCCCCAAGGCCAGACGCATAGAAGTGCGCTTCCCCGATGCGTCCGGGAATCCTTACTTTATCTTCGCATCTCTCATGCTGGCCGGTCTGGATGGTATCCAGAACAAGATTCACCCTGGCGAGCCGCTGGATAAAAATCTGTACGACCTGCCACCGGAAGAAGGGAAAAAAGTGCCGACGGTTTGCTACGCACTGGATCAGGCACTGACCGCGCTGGACAAGGATCGTGAGTTTCTTACCGCGGGGGGGGTGTTTACCGACGACCTGATCGACGCTTACATCGAACTCAAAATGGAGGATGTGACCCGGCTGCGCATGTCCACGCACCCGATCGAATTTGACATGTACTACAGCGTGTAA